A single region of the Acidithiobacillus acidisediminis genome encodes:
- a CDS encoding universal stress protein — MNYQKILVAVDFSAMAEKVLAQAESEARLHNAELTLLHVFDTQIMDLQLPEELLPSSLEMVQRLRILAQERLETLQQSIGIPSQSVLLEKSGGIGRHICAYAAEHEHDLIILGSQDQGSIGRLLLGSVATAVVHHAHCPVLVVKTPQKIN, encoded by the coding sequence ATGAACTACCAAAAAATTCTTGTTGCGGTCGACTTCAGCGCGATGGCAGAGAAGGTACTGGCGCAAGCGGAGTCCGAAGCCCGCCTCCATAACGCAGAATTGACCCTCCTGCATGTCTTCGATACCCAGATCATGGACCTGCAGTTGCCAGAAGAGTTACTGCCCAGTTCTCTGGAGATGGTGCAACGCCTGCGCATCCTCGCCCAGGAGCGCCTGGAAACCTTGCAACAATCCATAGGCATACCCAGCCAAAGCGTGCTGTTGGAAAAGTCCGGGGGAATCGGTCGGCATATTTGCGCTTATGCTGCCGAGCATGAGCATGACCTCATCATCCTCGGGAGCCAGGACCAAGGAAGCATTGGCCGGCTTCTTTTGGGTTCCGTCGCGACCGCCGTCGTGCACCACGCCCATTGCCCGGTGCTGGTGGTCAAAACACCGCAAAAAATCAACTAG
- a CDS encoding ABC-type transport auxiliary lipoprotein family protein → MKILRKLQPVLRLAILGTVTLGLSACASAPAWQQPYTLNRPAPTTVATVARAGVLRLEAVTAPSWLGDEQLLYRLQYANPLAVRPYDNARWAAAPGQMLAMLLSERLRQQGTWRAVLGPSQAGRPALLLQLGLHDFVVDYSSASAGKAQVSCTATLLEAKSYTVLAQRNFASDAPLQRVGPEGGAAAMNVAAQRLVGEIAAWAAQYSPSGAS, encoded by the coding sequence ATGAAGATTTTGCGGAAACTGCAGCCTGTTCTCCGCCTTGCCATCCTCGGTACCGTGACCCTGGGTCTATCGGCCTGCGCTAGCGCTCCTGCTTGGCAGCAACCCTATACTCTGAACCGTCCGGCGCCCACTACCGTAGCGACGGTGGCGCGAGCCGGCGTGCTGCGGCTGGAAGCTGTAACGGCGCCCAGTTGGCTGGGCGACGAGCAGCTTCTCTACCGTTTGCAGTATGCCAACCCTCTGGCCGTACGCCCCTATGACAACGCGCGCTGGGCGGCAGCGCCGGGACAGATGCTGGCCATGCTGCTCAGTGAGCGCTTGCGCCAGCAGGGTACTTGGCGCGCCGTGCTGGGGCCGAGCCAGGCGGGGCGCCCAGCCTTGTTGCTGCAGCTCGGGTTGCACGACTTTGTCGTCGATTACTCCAGTGCCAGTGCAGGTAAGGCGCAGGTTTCCTGTACTGCCACCCTGCTCGAGGCAAAAAGCTATACCGTTCTTGCCCAACGCAATTTTGCCAGCGATGCGCCCCTCCAGCGGGTTGGTCCGGAGGGCGGTGCCGCAGCCATGAATGTGGCTGCGCAACGCTTGGTCGGGGAAATTGCCGCCTGGGCGGCGCAATACAGTCCTTCCGGCGCTAGTTGA
- the fabG gene encoding 3-oxoacyl-ACP reductase FabG — protein sequence MIAIDLQGKNALVTGGSGGLGRAISEILAAAGAQVAVHYRKGQDEAEAVVQSIEKAGGKARAFAADVSDPQAVERLLQEVESAFGGLDILVNNAGMDGPHALVGDDDPQAWEKVIAVDLQGPYYCARAAIPRMEKQKAGVILNVTSVHEFIPWEGYSAYTSAKAGLSMFTKTLAQETADKGIRVVALAPGAIKTPINQSVWDDPESLKDLDKKISMGRLGKPEEIAHVVAFLVSDLASYVTGTTLAVDGGMLIYPDFRHGG from the coding sequence GTGATTGCGATTGACTTGCAAGGAAAAAATGCTCTGGTGACGGGGGGTAGCGGAGGTTTGGGACGGGCGATCAGCGAAATACTGGCGGCTGCCGGGGCGCAGGTGGCGGTGCATTATCGCAAGGGCCAGGACGAGGCCGAGGCCGTCGTCCAAAGCATCGAGAAGGCGGGCGGCAAGGCACGCGCCTTTGCCGCCGACGTCTCCGACCCGCAGGCGGTGGAGCGCTTGTTACAGGAAGTAGAATCGGCCTTTGGCGGTCTCGACATCTTGGTCAACAACGCCGGCATGGACGGACCCCACGCCCTGGTCGGTGACGATGACCCCCAGGCCTGGGAAAAGGTCATCGCCGTGGATCTCCAAGGGCCTTACTACTGCGCCCGCGCCGCCATCCCGCGCATGGAAAAGCAAAAGGCCGGCGTGATCCTGAACGTCACCTCAGTCCACGAATTCATCCCCTGGGAGGGCTACAGTGCCTACACCAGCGCCAAGGCAGGCCTATCCATGTTCACCAAGACCCTGGCCCAAGAGACTGCCGATAAGGGCATTCGCGTTGTCGCCCTCGCCCCGGGGGCCATCAAGACCCCCATCAATCAATCGGTATGGGACGACCCCGAGTCGCTCAAGGACCTGGACAAGAAGATCTCCATGGGGCGCCTGGGCAAACCCGAGGAAATCGCCCATGTAGTGGCGTTTCTGGTCAGCGATCTGGCCAGCTACGTGACGGGCACCACCTTGGCTGTGGATGGCGGGATGCTGATCTATCCTGACTTCCGTCACGGGGGCTGA
- a CDS encoding MFS transporter, with amino-acid sequence MKTGSTAVFTAGFLQGAAFVLIPALGSILRSHPYNLSNGTYGLLYFPEIIGAVIAALAAGSIHKRLAGRGLFRLGVLSNAIAMGLLVLAFFSTQEFLVILLLAETFLLGIGFGLTNAAINRASTLLFAGSATAAVTILNAVIGGATSISPMFLHWSAAWLTWVLWPALLLVLWLCTWFLPQAQEPDQERELGGLRAWKVSMIPFALAVLIYAICEGSFGSWANILVSVDHHLAKATGAAALSLFWGGMTIARLAFGSLPDRWLSRRWTYRVAPIGMAACFLIIPQLRSASELLLFFTLAGAACGIYYPYSMAFGVARHGEEGTQMAGLMVGALMVGEGIGSTGLGPLQSVVSLDQIYSFSALWAIPLFWLAWRNSRS; translated from the coding sequence ATGAAAACGGGAAGCACAGCGGTCTTTACGGCGGGATTCTTGCAGGGTGCCGCTTTTGTATTGATTCCCGCGCTCGGCAGCATTCTGCGTAGCCACCCTTACAACCTCAGCAACGGCACCTACGGCTTGCTGTATTTTCCAGAGATCATTGGTGCGGTCATCGCCGCCCTGGCCGCCGGGAGTATCCATAAGCGCTTGGCTGGACGTGGTCTGTTTCGGCTTGGCGTACTGAGCAATGCCATCGCCATGGGTCTCCTCGTACTCGCGTTTTTCAGTACCCAAGAATTTCTTGTTATTCTTCTCTTGGCGGAAACGTTTTTGCTTGGGATTGGCTTTGGCCTAACCAATGCCGCCATCAATCGCGCCTCGACGTTGCTCTTTGCCGGCAGTGCTACTGCCGCCGTCACTATCCTGAATGCCGTGATTGGTGGCGCGACCTCAATTTCTCCGATGTTCTTGCATTGGTCTGCTGCATGGCTCACCTGGGTGCTGTGGCCAGCGCTGCTGCTGGTGCTGTGGCTATGCACCTGGTTCTTGCCACAGGCGCAAGAACCCGACCAAGAGCGGGAATTGGGTGGCCTGCGAGCATGGAAAGTTTCCATGATCCCATTTGCCTTGGCAGTACTGATCTATGCCATTTGCGAAGGCAGCTTTGGAAGCTGGGCCAATATTCTGGTCAGTGTCGATCATCATCTCGCCAAAGCGACGGGCGCCGCTGCTCTGTCGCTATTCTGGGGCGGCATGACCATCGCCCGCCTAGCGTTTGGCTCTCTACCAGACCGCTGGCTATCCAGACGATGGACCTATCGGGTGGCGCCCATCGGAATGGCGGCCTGTTTTCTCATCATCCCGCAACTCCGCAGCGCCAGCGAATTGTTGCTTTTTTTTACCCTGGCAGGTGCGGCGTGCGGCATTTACTATCCCTATAGCATGGCCTTTGGCGTTGCAAGACATGGTGAAGAAGGTACACAAATGGCTGGTCTGATGGTCGGCGCGTTGATGGTGGGAGAGGGCATTGGCTCGACCGGGCTGGGTCCATTACAAAGCGTAGTCTCTCTCGATCAAATTTACAGCTTTTCGGCGCTGTGGGCGATTCCTCTGTTTTGGCTCGCTTGGCGAAACAGCCGATCCTGA
- a CDS encoding MlaD family protein, with protein MESRAHALIALLFVAVLGAALAIAGIWMHHTTPAGKIYNVVSPFSVTGLTVQAPVRFKGVRVGEVKSIGFDPRNPRMVQVQVSINAKTPITKATFAELEPQGVTGLSYLSLSDAGTDFSPIPHAPGAVPDIPMHPSFIQVLSRSGESLVNQGNELALRMNDLLDKQNRQHFTATLRHLDQASAELAELEAALRPTLVQLPATIAATRSTMEDSQVLVRHLDDLALAAKAPLQRLNGTSAALQQLADSGQESVAILNHQTLPQLNALTHNLLQSSQALGALSEDLRQNPQSLLYGRQAPPPGPGQAGFAGGKS; from the coding sequence TTGGAAAGTCGGGCGCATGCGTTGATCGCCTTGCTCTTTGTCGCCGTTTTGGGCGCGGCACTGGCAATTGCCGGGATCTGGATGCATCACACGACACCCGCAGGAAAAATTTACAATGTCGTCTCACCCTTCAGTGTTACCGGTCTGACCGTGCAAGCGCCAGTGCGTTTCAAGGGGGTGCGGGTGGGTGAGGTGAAGTCGATTGGTTTCGATCCGAGAAACCCGCGCATGGTGCAGGTGCAGGTCAGCATCAATGCGAAGACTCCCATTACCAAGGCGACCTTTGCCGAGCTCGAGCCCCAGGGCGTAACTGGGCTGAGTTACCTGTCGCTGAGTGATGCGGGTACCGATTTCTCGCCCATTCCCCATGCGCCTGGCGCAGTGCCTGATATCCCCATGCATCCAAGTTTCATTCAAGTTTTGTCCCGTAGCGGCGAATCGCTGGTCAATCAGGGTAATGAGCTGGCTCTGCGCATGAACGATCTTCTCGATAAGCAGAATCGACAACATTTTACTGCGACCTTGCGGCATCTGGATCAGGCCAGTGCCGAGCTGGCTGAGCTCGAGGCCGCATTGCGCCCCACCTTGGTGCAGCTGCCCGCGACCATTGCCGCGACCCGTTCGACCATGGAGGACAGCCAGGTTCTCGTGCGCCACCTCGATGACTTGGCGCTCGCAGCGAAGGCGCCACTGCAGCGCCTGAATGGCACGAGCGCAGCGTTGCAGCAACTGGCCGACTCGGGGCAAGAGAGTGTGGCCATTTTAAACCATCAGACTCTCCCGCAACTGAATGCGCTGACGCATAATCTCCTGCAGAGCAGTCAGGCCCTTGGGGCATTGAGCGAGGATTTGCGACAAAATCCACAGTCCTTGCTGTATGGGCGCCAAGCACCACCGCCGGGACCCGGGCAGGCGGGCTTTGCCGGAGGAAAGTCATGA
- a CDS encoding isochorismatase family protein, with amino-acid sequence MRIRSARSLVLAIDLQDKLLAMLDPEGRTSLLRASHRFLASARALDVPILLSAQYPKGLGPVHTEFLEFATTLEKTEFSCYANPAIRNALRAQVERRQICLLGVETHICVLQTALDLQANGWDVVVAIDATASRDPQQNEWGLSRLQQAGIILSSTESIFYEWMNDAADPRFRQLAPAWR; translated from the coding sequence ATGCGGATTCGATCGGCACGCAGCCTGGTATTGGCCATCGACCTACAAGACAAGCTGCTGGCCATGCTCGACCCCGAAGGGCGGACATCACTCCTGCGCGCTTCGCATCGCTTTCTTGCCAGCGCTCGCGCACTGGACGTCCCCATTCTCCTCTCCGCCCAGTATCCTAAGGGTCTGGGTCCGGTGCATACAGAGTTCCTGGAATTTGCCACAACCCTAGAGAAAACCGAGTTTTCCTGTTACGCCAACCCCGCCATCCGTAATGCCTTACGAGCACAGGTAGAGCGCCGGCAAATTTGCCTGCTGGGCGTGGAAACACACATTTGTGTCTTACAGACGGCCCTCGATCTGCAGGCCAATGGCTGGGATGTCGTGGTTGCCATCGACGCCACGGCCAGCCGTGACCCACAGCAGAACGAATGGGGTCTCAGCCGCCTGCAGCAGGCCGGAATCATCCTGAGCAGTACCGAGTCGATCTTCTACGAATGGATGAACGATGCCGCCGACCCCCGTTTCCGCCAGCTTGCGCCTGCCTGGCGCTGA
- a CDS encoding protein-L-isoaspartate O-methyltransferase family protein: protein MHFDTLRQTMIDTQIRTWDVFDPEVLRILQELRREQFVPAHLQELAFADFEVPLGNGERMWTPKMEARVLQELEIQPHDHILEVGTGSGYFTALLARMGASVHTIDDRDDFVRAAEGRLQMLGISNVQFHAADGSAGLPGASPFDVIVLTGALPELPKAFLEQLKPGGRLLAILGQSPLTKVRRYQRALDGTPRSLDLFETDIPPLRHAVSKKFQF from the coding sequence ATGCACTTCGACACCTTGCGCCAAACCATGATCGACACCCAGATTCGCACCTGGGACGTCTTTGACCCTGAAGTATTGCGCATCCTGCAAGAGCTGAGGCGGGAACAGTTTGTTCCTGCGCACCTACAGGAGCTGGCCTTCGCCGACTTTGAGGTGCCATTGGGTAACGGGGAACGGATGTGGACTCCAAAAATGGAAGCGCGGGTCCTGCAGGAACTGGAAATACAGCCCCACGACCACATCCTCGAAGTCGGCACGGGCAGCGGGTACTTCACTGCCTTGTTGGCACGCATGGGGGCAAGCGTACATACCATCGATGATCGCGATGACTTCGTTCGCGCCGCAGAGGGGCGCCTACAGATGCTCGGCATCAGCAACGTGCAATTTCATGCGGCTGATGGATCGGCTGGCTTGCCCGGCGCGTCTCCCTTCGACGTCATTGTTCTGACTGGCGCGCTACCGGAACTGCCCAAAGCCTTCCTCGAGCAGTTGAAACCCGGCGGGCGATTGCTTGCCATCCTCGGCCAATCACCGCTTACGAAAGTACGTCGCTATCAGCGCGCGCTCGATGGGACCCCGCGCAGCCTGGATCTTTTCGAGACCGACATCCCACCGCTGCGCCATGCGGTCAGTAAGAAATTTCAGTTCTGA
- a CDS encoding M61 family metallopeptidase, which translates to MDERCRRPPFPPACACLALTHAMHLHYDIQLRPAQHLFAVTLRIDHPDPDGQVLALPAWVPGSYTIRDLARHLVSLRVSADGQPVAVEKFRKDHWRVAPCRHSITIHYEVYAFDKSVRTAYLDDSGGFFNGPAVFLRVLGQEEQRQEVCFRGPSDWQLATSMEPLAANPWAWGSYQAPNYRDLCNHPVLFGPLSRVDFPAGDLPHHLALLGHPDADLLRLGEDLGTICSYQQEFWGASPFSRYHFLCLGGQNAYGGLEHAASSALLCSRSDLDGSDAKGYRQFLGLASHEYFHSWLVQSIRPAAWSESYWEAEIPSRDLWVFEGITSYYDSLLLCRAGLWSSAEYLEELGQEITRLARRPGEARQSLAESSADAWTKFYHPHSASANFEISYYNKGALAALCLDVRLRQHDSSLDQLLRTLWQEYGAAQRPLPEGKIFSILQQVLGNDGRRELECWIAEPKPLPLEECLRFLGVELHWRAARDEQDRGGTELTGRRADLGMSWKKASLGAEVTFVRASSAAEVAGLSPGDRLLAINGEEIIADRLQAQLDRMAPGIVRHLHFLRDGRLRECDCLPTPAPQDTAYLRISDNAEASQCCRTWLTSTPDQARG; encoded by the coding sequence ATGGATGAACGATGCCGCCGACCCCCGTTTCCGCCAGCTTGCGCCTGCCTGGCGCTGACCCACGCAATGCACCTGCACTACGACATTCAGCTACGACCGGCGCAACACCTTTTCGCGGTCACCTTACGCATCGATCATCCCGATCCCGATGGACAAGTCCTAGCTCTGCCGGCCTGGGTCCCGGGTAGCTATACCATCCGCGATCTGGCGCGACACCTCGTCAGTCTCCGGGTCTCGGCTGATGGACAGCCCGTAGCGGTCGAAAAATTCCGCAAGGATCACTGGCGCGTCGCGCCCTGTCGCCACTCCATCACCATTCACTACGAGGTCTATGCCTTCGACAAGTCAGTGCGCACGGCTTACCTCGATGACAGCGGTGGATTTTTCAACGGGCCAGCCGTCTTTCTGCGGGTACTGGGGCAAGAAGAACAGAGGCAGGAGGTATGCTTCCGCGGGCCTAGCGACTGGCAACTCGCCACCAGCATGGAGCCGCTCGCTGCGAATCCCTGGGCCTGGGGAAGCTATCAGGCCCCGAACTATCGCGATCTCTGTAATCACCCGGTACTGTTCGGCCCGCTGAGTCGCGTCGATTTTCCGGCTGGAGATCTGCCCCATCACCTCGCCTTGCTTGGGCATCCGGACGCCGACTTACTCCGTCTGGGAGAGGATCTCGGCACGATCTGCAGCTATCAGCAAGAATTCTGGGGAGCGAGCCCCTTTTCGCGTTACCATTTTCTCTGCCTGGGCGGACAGAACGCCTATGGCGGCCTGGAACACGCCGCGTCTTCGGCCCTCCTCTGCAGCCGCAGTGACCTCGATGGTAGCGATGCCAAGGGCTACCGCCAGTTCCTCGGCTTGGCCAGTCATGAGTATTTTCACTCCTGGTTGGTACAGAGTATCCGTCCTGCTGCCTGGAGCGAGAGCTATTGGGAAGCCGAGATCCCCAGCCGCGATCTCTGGGTCTTTGAGGGAATCACTTCCTATTACGACAGCCTGTTGCTCTGCCGGGCCGGGCTCTGGAGCTCGGCGGAGTACCTTGAAGAACTCGGTCAGGAGATCACCCGCCTCGCCCGTCGTCCCGGAGAAGCACGCCAGAGCCTTGCCGAATCCAGTGCCGATGCCTGGACCAAGTTCTACCATCCCCATTCCGCTTCCGCCAATTTCGAGATCAGTTACTACAACAAGGGTGCACTAGCCGCCCTATGCTTGGATGTTCGCCTGCGTCAGCACGATTCGAGTCTGGATCAACTGCTGCGGACCCTCTGGCAGGAATATGGGGCAGCGCAACGTCCCTTGCCGGAGGGAAAAATTTTTTCCATTCTGCAACAAGTTCTTGGCAACGATGGTAGGCGCGAACTGGAATGCTGGATTGCCGAGCCCAAACCGTTGCCTCTGGAGGAATGCTTGCGCTTCCTCGGGGTGGAACTGCACTGGCGTGCTGCGCGCGACGAGCAGGATCGAGGGGGCACGGAGCTGACCGGTCGGCGTGCTGATCTGGGCATGAGCTGGAAAAAGGCGTCTTTGGGTGCCGAAGTCACCTTCGTGCGCGCCAGCAGCGCCGCCGAAGTCGCGGGGCTCAGCCCTGGCGACCGCCTACTGGCGATCAATGGCGAGGAAATTATCGCAGACCGCTTGCAGGCGCAGCTTGATCGCATGGCGCCGGGGATTGTCCGTCATCTGCATTTTCTGCGCGATGGCCGGCTACGGGAGTGCGACTGCCTCCCCACACCAGCGCCACAGGACACCGCCTATCTACGCATCAGCGACAACGCTGAAGCAAGCCAATGCTGCCGAACCTGGCTGACCAGCACCCCCGATCAGGCGAGGGGATAA
- a CDS encoding proline--tRNA ligase encodes MRASQFFLPTLKETPAEAELISHQLLLRGGFIRRLASGLYTWLPLGLRVLRRVETIVREEMERAGAQEILMPVVQPAELWQESGRWEMYGPELLRLQDRHQRDFCLGPTHEEVISDLARREIRSYRQLPINLYQIQTKFRDEIRPRFGLMRAREFLMKDAYSFHIDQESLRDTYQEMYDAYTRVFTRLGLEFRAVDADNGAIGGKASHEFHVLADSGEDAIVHCSACSYAANLELAHSRPADAEQPEMLPAEQRRTPGIHTVQEQATLLGITPAQVVKSLLVIAADKPVLLLLRGDDELNLVKAARALEVDSLRMASAEEAHTILGVPFGFLGPKDLPAELPILADQNVLTLRNFSTGANTADLHWLNLNWDRDLPRPPVADLRNVQAGDACPHCQAGRLGIRRGIEVGHVFQLGTRYSEKLGVRVLNEEGKEQIVFMGCYGIGVSRIVAAAVEQNFDERGICWPAAMAPFDVGIVAIQAKKSPAVLAAAEAMMKQLEQRGLQVLLDDRDERPGVQFATMDLIGLPHRLVISEKTLAQNLWEYRRRRESENRLLSADEVLNALAGERA; translated from the coding sequence ATGCGCGCCAGTCAATTTTTTCTTCCGACTCTCAAGGAAACGCCTGCGGAAGCGGAACTCATCAGCCATCAGCTGCTGCTGCGCGGCGGTTTCATCCGCCGTCTGGCATCGGGGCTATATACCTGGCTCCCCCTTGGCTTGCGGGTGCTGCGGCGGGTGGAGACAATTGTGCGCGAAGAAATGGAGCGCGCGGGTGCGCAGGAGATCCTGATGCCGGTGGTGCAACCGGCGGAGCTTTGGCAAGAGTCAGGGCGCTGGGAGATGTATGGTCCCGAACTACTGCGTCTGCAGGACCGCCATCAGCGTGATTTCTGCCTTGGTCCTACCCACGAGGAAGTCATCAGTGATCTGGCGCGCCGAGAAATTCGCTCCTACCGCCAGCTCCCGATCAATCTGTATCAAATTCAAACCAAATTCCGGGACGAGATCCGCCCTCGCTTTGGTCTCATGCGGGCGCGCGAATTCCTCATGAAGGATGCCTATTCGTTTCATATCGATCAGGAATCCCTGCGCGATACTTATCAGGAAATGTATGATGCCTACACCCGCGTATTTACCCGCCTGGGGCTGGAGTTTCGTGCCGTCGATGCGGACAACGGCGCCATCGGTGGCAAGGCCTCCCATGAGTTTCATGTGCTCGCGGATTCCGGCGAGGATGCCATCGTGCATTGTTCGGCCTGTTCCTATGCCGCCAACCTCGAGCTCGCCCACAGCCGTCCCGCTGATGCGGAACAGCCGGAGATGCTGCCCGCCGAGCAACGGCGCACCCCGGGCATCCACACCGTGCAAGAACAGGCAACGCTGCTGGGAATCACACCGGCGCAAGTGGTGAAGAGCCTTCTCGTCATCGCCGCAGACAAGCCTGTGCTCTTGCTGTTGCGCGGCGACGACGAGCTGAATCTGGTCAAGGCGGCGCGCGCCCTCGAGGTCGATAGCCTGCGCATGGCCAGCGCCGAGGAAGCGCATACGATCCTGGGAGTGCCCTTCGGCTTTCTGGGTCCCAAGGATCTTCCCGCCGAGTTACCCATCCTGGCTGATCAGAATGTCCTGACCTTGCGCAATTTCAGCACCGGTGCCAATACCGCCGACCTGCACTGGTTGAATCTCAACTGGGATCGCGACCTACCCCGCCCCCCAGTTGCCGACCTGCGTAACGTGCAGGCGGGCGATGCCTGCCCCCACTGCCAAGCAGGGCGCCTGGGCATTCGCCGCGGGATTGAAGTAGGACATGTCTTTCAGCTCGGGACGCGCTATAGCGAGAAGCTGGGCGTGCGCGTACTCAACGAAGAGGGAAAGGAGCAAATCGTCTTCATGGGCTGCTATGGCATCGGCGTGTCGCGCATCGTTGCCGCTGCCGTGGAGCAGAATTTCGATGAACGTGGCATCTGCTGGCCAGCTGCCATGGCTCCTTTCGACGTCGGCATCGTCGCCATCCAAGCAAAAAAATCTCCAGCCGTACTGGCGGCGGCAGAAGCAATGATGAAACAACTCGAGCAGCGGGGGCTGCAGGTTTTGCTCGACGATCGCGACGAGCGTCCCGGGGTGCAATTTGCCACCATGGATCTCATTGGCCTACCCCATCGTCTGGTCATCAGCGAAAAGACCCTGGCGCAAAATCTCTGGGAATATCGCAGACGCCGGGAAAGCGAAAATCGCCTGTTGAGTGCGGATGAAGTGCTCAACGCGTTGGCAGGAGAACGCGCATGA
- a CDS encoding GMC family oxidoreductase, translated as MDADVLIVGSGAGGGTLARALADSGLRILILERGDYLPREWGNWDPQTVFASFRYHTDEEWFDTEASAPFHPVTGYHVGGNTKFYGAAVLRRRPGDFQPRRYPDGATPAWPIAYGDLAPHYAQAEDWYFTHGQAGADPTEGPRDAYPFPPFPHDADIARVEQALREQGLHPFPLPLALHRLDNDPAHSPCVRCPTCDGFPCMVHAKGDAELCGVRPALQLPNVQLRCNERVRRILLAEDGQRVSGVETDSGRFTARVVVLSAGAINSAAILLASRSEAFPNGLANRSDQVGRNYMCHLNSACMAIQPQRENRSVFQKTLALNDFYEDSGDPDYPHPLGHIQGLGKVTPALLHAQRPRWPIPMTAWAASHSVDWWLTTEDLPDPENRVTLSDEGQIRLRWQPNNRETHRRLCEKWRCILQGAGFPFVFFQAMDISATAHQVGTCRFGTDPQDSVLDPLCKAHDLDNLYVVDASFMPSISAVNPSLTIIANAIRVAESLRVQFASGQ; from the coding sequence ATGGACGCCGATGTCCTGATCGTGGGCAGTGGTGCCGGCGGGGGCACCCTCGCCCGCGCCCTGGCCGACAGTGGGTTACGCATCCTGATCCTGGAACGGGGTGACTATTTGCCCCGGGAATGGGGCAACTGGGATCCCCAAACGGTCTTCGCCAGTTTTCGCTACCATACGGACGAAGAATGGTTCGATACCGAGGCCAGTGCGCCGTTCCATCCGGTCACTGGCTACCACGTGGGGGGGAACACCAAGTTCTATGGTGCTGCCGTCCTGCGCCGTCGGCCCGGTGACTTCCAGCCCCGGCGCTACCCCGATGGCGCCACCCCGGCCTGGCCCATTGCCTATGGCGATCTGGCGCCCCACTACGCCCAAGCCGAGGACTGGTACTTTACCCACGGGCAGGCCGGGGCCGATCCCACCGAGGGGCCACGCGACGCCTATCCCTTCCCGCCCTTCCCCCACGATGCGGACATCGCCCGGGTAGAGCAGGCCTTACGGGAGCAGGGTCTACACCCTTTTCCGCTGCCGTTGGCCCTGCATCGCCTGGACAATGACCCCGCCCACAGCCCTTGCGTGCGCTGCCCTACCTGCGATGGTTTTCCGTGCATGGTCCACGCCAAGGGGGACGCGGAGCTGTGTGGGGTACGGCCAGCCCTCCAGTTACCCAACGTCCAACTGCGCTGCAATGAGCGGGTGCGGCGGATTCTACTGGCCGAGGATGGTCAGCGGGTAAGCGGGGTAGAGACCGACAGCGGTCGCTTTACCGCACGGGTAGTCGTGCTCTCTGCCGGCGCCATCAACAGTGCCGCAATCCTGCTGGCCTCCCGCAGCGAGGCCTTCCCCAATGGCCTTGCCAATCGCAGTGACCAGGTTGGACGCAACTATATGTGCCACCTCAATAGTGCCTGCATGGCCATCCAGCCCCAGCGGGAGAATCGCAGCGTCTTTCAAAAGACCCTGGCCCTGAATGACTTTTATGAGGACTCGGGTGATCCCGACTACCCCCACCCCCTGGGCCATATTCAGGGACTGGGAAAGGTGACACCAGCGCTTTTGCATGCCCAACGACCGCGCTGGCCAATCCCCATGACCGCCTGGGCGGCGAGCCACTCAGTGGACTGGTGGCTGACTACGGAAGATCTCCCCGACCCGGAAAACCGCGTGACCCTCAGTGACGAGGGGCAAATCCGCCTGCGTTGGCAGCCCAATAATCGGGAGACCCATCGCCGCCTCTGCGAGAAATGGCGCTGTATCTTGCAAGGCGCGGGCTTCCCTTTCGTGTTCTTCCAAGCCATGGACATCTCCGCCACAGCCCATCAGGTGGGCACCTGCCGCTTTGGCACCGATCCGCAGGACAGCGTCCTCGACCCCCTCTGCAAGGCCCATGACCTGGACAATCTCTACGTGGTAGACGCCAGCTTCATGCCCTCCATCAGCGCCGTCAACCCCTCCCTGACCATCATCGCCAATGCCATACGCGTAGCCGAAAGCCTCCGAGTGCAATTCGCGAGCGGGCAATGA